Proteins co-encoded in one Candidatus Poribacteria bacterium genomic window:
- a CDS encoding tetratricopeptide repeat protein, with the protein MSIHGTYHNFGPMENRNKLQPIVSQVSDPIVMARDDAEFYNSRGIQKARLGEYESAITDFDTALRIQPDAALVYYNRGLARYSIGQYESAITDFDTALRIQPDLVFAYHSRGDVKAELGKLEEAIADFDKAIGIDPRDIETLNNRGNAKMALNQLEEAIADFDKAINLNSDFEAAYNNRGLAKIRLNKLEEAIADFDAVLRVRPDFMAAYNNRANVKARLGRLEEAIADYNIALRMDPNLAETYTNRGNVYADLDELEKAMLDYDKAIQLNPSDVMAYINRGNTKAMIGELEEAIADYNIALRMDPNLAGVYNNQGIAKSRLERHDEAIADFDLAISKNPNNPAYYTNRGIAKMLSGRSEEGRLDLLEALKLSKNDEQFRAKVEELLKRLENS; encoded by the coding sequence ATGAGTATTCATGGCACCTATCATAATTTCGGGCCTATGGAGAACCGTAATAAGCTGCAGCCAATTGTTTCTCAAGTATCTGATCCTATCGTAATGGCGCGTGATGACGCTGAGTTTTACAACTCAAGAGGGATTCAGAAAGCACGACTTGGAGAATATGAATCTGCTATTACCGATTTTGATACGGCACTCCGCATTCAACCTGACGCTGCGCTGGTTTACTATAATCGCGGACTTGCGAGATATAGTATAGGTCAATATGAATCTGCTATTACCGATTTTGATACGGCACTCCGCATTCAACCTGATTTAGTTTTTGCTTACCACAGTCGAGGTGATGTGAAAGCTGAATTAGGTAAATTGGAAGAAGCGATTGCCGATTTTGACAAAGCGATCGGAATTGATCCACGTGATATTGAGACCCTCAACAATCGAGGGAATGCAAAGATGGCGTTGAATCAATTAGAAGAAGCGATTGCTGATTTTGACAAAGCGATCAACCTGAATTCCGATTTTGAGGCAGCCTATAACAATAGAGGATTGGCGAAAATTAGACTCAATAAGTTAGAGGAAGCCATCGCTGATTTCGACGCAGTCCTCCGGGTACGTCCAGATTTCATGGCTGCTTACAATAATCGGGCTAATGTCAAAGCCAGACTTGGTAGGTTAGAGGAAGCCATCGCTGATTATAACATAGCACTTCGTATGGACCCGAATCTCGCGGAAACCTACACTAACCGCGGTAATGTTTATGCTGATTTGGATGAGTTGGAGAAAGCTATGTTAGACTATGACAAAGCTATCCAACTTAATCCATCTGATGTAATGGCTTACATCAATCGAGGTAACACTAAGGCTATGATAGGTGAGTTAGAGGAAGCCATCGCTGATTATAACATAGCACTTCGTATGGACCCGAATCTCGCGGGTGTTTACAACAATCAAGGAATAGCAAAAAGTAGACTAGAACGTCATGATGAAGCCATCGCTGATTTTGATCTTGCAATTAGTAAAAATCCTAATAATCCAGCATACTACACTAATCGCGGGATAGCGAAAATGCTGTCAGGTAGATCTGAAGAAGGAAGACTTGATTTGCTCGAAGCCTTAAAACTATCGAAAAACGATGAACAGTTTCGCGCCAAGGTTGAAGAGCTTCTGAAACGGTTGGAGAATAGTTAG
- a CDS encoding nucleotidyltransferase, giving the protein MELPTYFTKFLQGIRPTKNQKDDCQTGHQTLRKRLENYEDLKQILVSTFLQGSYRRATAVRPKGEAKLDVDIITVTRLKRENYPNPDDAMDIFVPFLDEYYEGKYQRQGRSFGIELSYVNLDLVITSAPSEAEEEAYKSQAARTFLTPEDIDDWFLKKSWVPPEKRSSQTAFFEAIRQEQEWKTEPLWIPNRDAGDWEETHPLEQIKWTWGKNARCNKHYVNIVKPIKWWQRVHHPDDRPKGYPLEHLIGVCCPDDITSVAEGVTLTLENIVANYGAYAECELVPYLPDHGVPGHNVLDRVSGEEFAEFYEHAETAAEIAREALDAETKEKSIEKWRELFGNKFPDSDDSDDNGNSGNSSKGPFVAPLREQTGDLTPRKYG; this is encoded by the coding sequence ATGGAATTACCAACCTATTTTACAAAGTTTCTCCAAGGCATCCGTCCCACGAAGAATCAAAAAGATGACTGCCAAACAGGACATCAGACGTTACGCAAGCGACTTGAGAATTACGAGGATTTAAAACAGATTCTTGTTAGCACTTTTCTACAAGGGAGTTACCGGCGAGCGACTGCTGTTCGTCCAAAAGGTGAGGCAAAATTAGATGTTGATATCATCACCGTCACGCGCCTGAAGCGAGAGAACTATCCAAATCCCGATGATGCTATGGATATCTTCGTTCCCTTTTTGGATGAGTACTACGAGGGTAAATATCAAAGACAAGGACGTTCATTTGGAATTGAATTATCGTACGTGAATCTCGACCTCGTTATCACCTCGGCACCGTCTGAAGCAGAAGAGGAAGCTTACAAAAGTCAAGCTGCCCGAACATTCCTAACCCCGGAGGATATTGATGATTGGTTCTTAAAAAAATCTTGGGTTCCGCCGGAGAAAAGGAGCAGTCAAACCGCTTTTTTTGAAGCGATCCGTCAAGAACAAGAATGGAAAACCGAACCGCTATGGATACCCAATCGCGATGCTGGTGACTGGGAGGAGACCCATCCATTAGAGCAGATCAAATGGACCTGGGGAAAGAACGCCAGATGTAATAAGCATTACGTGAATATCGTCAAACCCATAAAATGGTGGCAAAGAGTCCACCACCCCGACGACAGACCCAAAGGCTATCCGCTTGAACATCTCATCGGAGTCTGTTGTCCTGATGACATAACATCTGTTGCCGAAGGGGTGACCCTCACGCTGGAAAACATCGTTGCGAATTATGGTGCGTATGCAGAATGCGAACTTGTCCCCTATCTACCAGACCACGGTGTACCTGGACACAATGTTTTAGATAGGGTGTCTGGTGAGGAGTTTGCCGAGTTTTATGAACATGCCGAGACAGCTGCTGAAATAGCACGTGAAGCTCTTGATGCTGAGACAAAAGAAAAGTCCATTGAGAAATGGAGAGAATTGTTCGGTAACAAGTTTCCCGATTCCGATGATTCTGATGATAATGGGAATAGCGGGAACAGTTCAAAAGGTCCCTTTGTCGCACCACTGAGAGAACAGACAGGTGATTTAACACCACGCAAATATGGATAG
- a CDS encoding SAVED domain-containing protein has product MAKAIAARRNGDEYQARVFWLKLLELRTNDYVKSVTLESDRVSFVDDVVVSYSEPIKDRVTGKREVVYEFFQCKYHMTQHGAFTHENLIDPRFISNQNSMLKRLYDAYVELSEKLHPDAYRLYIFSNWHWANHDTLAKHLHEEMIRPTFYENGPRSAAGQVRSKLAAHLSISEEELRTFLNTVRFTLGKNLVDLEREMEPRLKLAGLQPIDQTVTHIPYDSLAWELFAQGRNLFDEVAFNQMIREEKLMALPATKHSEISIQSFGQFARRPSDLQVARLDLLSLFDERFPIMDTHWKKEIPEKISAFMLDPKLMDVPQPIHIFFDCHLSIAFFAGHLVSPKHRIQIIPTQKNGSDYELWKQCEPDPDTNLWRFQTFGKIDEEVIVEISVTHCIQKQMQVYLSAEGYSELPQIRVAPTGEIGPTAVSGGTHAWQLGYQLAEQLREILPETCQTVHLFFAGPVALAYVFGHTLRYITPHIQLYEYDFEGQRGGRTYYPSLRITY; this is encoded by the coding sequence ATGGCAAAGGCGATTGCAGCGCGAAGAAACGGGGATGAGTACCAAGCCAGAGTCTTTTGGCTGAAGTTGCTTGAGCTCAGAACCAACGATTATGTCAAATCTGTCACTTTGGAAAGCGATCGCGTCTCTTTTGTCGATGATGTCGTCGTCTCCTACAGTGAACCCATAAAAGATCGAGTAACAGGGAAACGAGAAGTCGTTTATGAATTCTTTCAATGTAAGTACCACATGACACAACATGGCGCATTCACTCATGAAAATCTCATAGATCCAAGGTTTATCAGCAATCAAAATTCAATGCTGAAACGCCTATACGACGCGTATGTAGAACTGTCAGAAAAACTTCATCCTGACGCGTACAGGTTGTACATCTTCTCCAACTGGCATTGGGCGAATCACGATACACTCGCCAAGCATTTACATGAGGAAATGATTCGTCCGACCTTTTATGAGAATGGCCCGAGATCCGCAGCGGGGCAAGTGCGTTCTAAACTCGCAGCACATCTCTCTATATCCGAAGAAGAACTTCGTACTTTTCTGAATACCGTTCGGTTTACGCTCGGAAAGAACCTTGTGGATCTCGAAAGGGAGATGGAACCTCGCCTGAAATTAGCAGGACTACAACCTATTGACCAAACAGTAACTCATATCCCTTATGATAGCCTCGCTTGGGAACTTTTTGCACAGGGGCGGAATTTGTTTGATGAAGTGGCTTTTAACCAGATGATTCGTGAAGAAAAATTAATGGCACTCCCCGCCACAAAGCATAGCGAAATCTCCATCCAAAGTTTTGGGCAATTCGCACGGCGACCCAGCGACCTTCAAGTCGCACGTCTCGATTTACTCTCGTTGTTTGATGAACGTTTTCCTATCATGGATACACATTGGAAAAAGGAGATACCTGAGAAAATTTCAGCATTCATGTTGGACCCCAAATTAATGGATGTACCACAACCCATCCATATCTTCTTTGATTGTCATCTCAGTATCGCGTTCTTTGCCGGGCATCTGGTGAGTCCTAAACATCGGATTCAAATCATACCCACACAAAAGAACGGAAGCGACTACGAACTTTGGAAACAGTGTGAGCCAGATCCCGACACAAACCTGTGGAGGTTCCAAACCTTTGGAAAAATTGATGAGGAAGTCATCGTGGAAATTTCTGTGACGCATTGCATCCAGAAACAGATGCAAGTTTACCTATCTGCTGAAGGATACAGCGAACTACCGCAAATTCGAGTTGCTCCTACAGGAGAAATCGGACCCACTGCGGTATCGGGAGGCACTCACGCATGGCAGCTCGGGTATCAGCTAGCGGAACAACTTCGCGAGATACTCCCTGAGACGTGCCAGACGGTCCACCTCTTTTTTGCAGGTCCCGTTGCATTGGCTTATGTCTTTGGACATACATTACGTTATATCACCCCACATATTCAACTCTATGAATACGACTTTGAAGGGCAACGCGGCGGCCGGACATATTATCCGAGTCTACGTATTACCTATTAA
- a CDS encoding helix-turn-helix transcriptional regulator: MKLGQKIRQLREEKGLSLNGLAEEASVSKAYLSQLENDVSKQPSAEILLKIASALGVTIADLLDQPVRVYAEDFEDEDVPHVLREFIDERGEALDIQKEDVRMLMNIRYRGNQPKAIEEWEHILQTIRYVMRKR, translated from the coding sequence ATGAAACTGGGGCAAAAAATCAGGCAACTCCGGGAAGAAAAGGGGCTTTCACTTAATGGGCTGGCTGAAGAAGCAAGTGTCTCTAAGGCTTATTTATCGCAGCTCGAAAACGATGTGAGTAAGCAACCTTCGGCTGAGATATTGCTCAAAATTGCTTCAGCACTTGGTGTAACTATTGCAGATCTCCTTGACCAGCCTGTCCGCGTTTATGCGGAAGACTTTGAAGATGAAGATGTTCCGCATGTTTTACGTGAATTTATCGATGAACGAGGAGAAGCCCTGGATATTCAAAAAGAGGATGTCCGAATGCTGATGAATATTCGGTATAGAGGGAACCAACCCAAGGCTATTGAAGAATGGGAGCACATTCTGCAAACGATCCGGTATGTGATGAGGAAACGATGA
- a CDS encoding ImmA/IrrE family metallo-endopeptidase, which produces MGAHSANDPVCDEETMKQRYIKVGNKYYFHDSVIRLIDRYSEISQDPEEIIRSLVQDKLNVARQSRHFRWDRPPFNPEVLASILGIRCEESVELTHSEDAELHPAENGRVVIRYNPDKPKARQNFSIAHEIVHTFFPGYQDKCHARYQSGKFDPQNEVEFLCDLGASEIVMPTPEFDLDVKSMGVSLKSLQKLSKLYEVSLEAAAIRMITTDFYPCALIVLDYSHKPAEKDEIEASKYQQSLFGDDPWESPPMSLRVQYFVRGTHFSPYIPRHKSIEESSPLYEVSVTGKPFQGRTVLKLKKNTLNTYVEAMVLPKTHSTHLGSRVIAILSNTRKNL; this is translated from the coding sequence ATGGGAGCACATTCTGCAAACGATCCGGTATGTGATGAGGAAACGATGAAACAAAGATATATTAAAGTTGGCAATAAGTATTATTTTCATGACTCAGTCATACGACTCATAGACCGTTATTCAGAAATATCTCAAGATCCAGAGGAGATTATTCGGAGTTTAGTTCAGGACAAACTCAATGTAGCGCGACAATCCAGACATTTCCGATGGGATCGTCCGCCTTTCAATCCCGAGGTTCTCGCATCTATATTGGGGATCCGGTGCGAGGAATCTGTTGAATTAACACATAGTGAGGACGCTGAACTCCATCCCGCAGAAAATGGGCGAGTGGTCATCAGATACAACCCTGATAAACCTAAAGCACGGCAAAATTTCTCAATAGCTCATGAAATTGTTCATACTTTTTTTCCTGGATATCAGGACAAGTGTCATGCGCGCTACCAAAGTGGTAAATTCGATCCTCAAAATGAAGTAGAGTTTTTGTGTGATCTCGGAGCAAGTGAGATTGTCATGCCTACACCTGAATTTGATTTGGATGTTAAAAGTATGGGGGTTTCACTAAAATCTCTGCAGAAACTTTCCAAGTTGTATGAGGTTTCTTTAGAAGCGGCCGCGATTCGTATGATTACAACGGATTTCTATCCGTGTGCTCTGATCGTGTTGGATTACAGCCACAAGCCTGCTGAAAAGGACGAAATTGAAGCATCAAAGTATCAACAAAGCTTATTCGGTGATGATCCTTGGGAGTCCCCTCCCATGAGTTTACGGGTGCAATATTTCGTTCGGGGAACGCATTTTTCTCCTTACATACCGAGGCATAAATCAATTGAGGAGTCTTCTCCTTTGTATGAAGTGTCGGTAACTGGAAAACCATTTCAAGGGAGGACTGTCCTTAAATTGAAAAAAAACACCCTGAATACGTATGTTGAAGCAATGGTTTTACCTAAAACGCATAGCACCCATCTTGGTTCTCGTGTCATAGCCATTTTATCCAACACTCGTAAGAACTTATAA
- a CDS encoding DEAD/DEAH box helicase, producing MTTTTMTETTQSYLELESESSRQTNPGFQSTLDYIREKSTSEYGKGELFERLMLTYFSEDPDYKEQFSEVYLYKQWAATRTEFDGRDIGVDLVAQKQDGGYCAIQCKCYAEDTRVSKPDIDSFISASASEIFTSRILVNTGGEIGENALRTITPLGDKFRVIRFSDLENSPFEWPDLSLQEPEQLTYKQRPFSLKDHQKEAFDDVIKGFKEYDRGKLIMACGTGKTFTALKIAEEIAGTDGRVLYLVPSIGLLSQAMREWSDQRGIPHSYIGICSDTSAGRTSEDASIQELKIDVTTDPSLILPTLQNPDSSKMTVVFCTYQSLPLIEEVQNHGAPPFDIIFCDEAHRTTGVDKSEDKTSPFVLVHDAARIRADKRLYMTATPKLYTENARRQAANYNVEVFSMDDEEKYGPQFHRLPFSRAVELGELSDYKVAIFGISEHEVNAKLAGNTGKYGSEININDATRIIGCWRALQNPENKGKDDETLRPLKRVIAFTNRINESKALARYWNDIIEDALEKLPEDEQPTNFLCETEHVDGTVHALNRKTRLDWLKNENYNDGEDDDVCRILSNARCLSEGIDVPALDAVIFYKPRKSHIDVVQAVGRVMRKAPGKQFGYVILPVAIPDDQDPAAALNDNERFSNVWSVLNALRSHDDRFDGQINSIDLNRELPDSIVIGGGSDWAPEQLSLLPVEIPVEAILSKIVQKCGDKPYWENWAKDVADIFERLVIRIQNLLDNPENATLSERFENFHSELKKTINTSITRDNAIDMMAQHILTSPVFDALFEDYDFSSGNPVATALDNLQKDFAEFGLENETRDLRGFYDSVQTRASGVKSSQGRQEVLSDLYEQFFKKALKKEADRLGIAYTPIPLVDFVLHSVNDILQEEFGKTISDKGVHMLDPFTGTGTFIVQLLQSGLIQHEDLERKYRKELHANEILLLAYYIASVNIEEAFRGQHKEDNGYEPFHGIILTDTFNLNKSEKPTLFPKERMVENNERAEHQQKLPIRVIVGNPPWKAKRKNAAEDSPNVKYPELRQRVRETYAARVKTRNKNTLYDSYKMAIRWASDRIGEHGIIGFVTSATWIDGIVDAGIRACLPEEFSSVYFLNLRGKAKASLREGEGVFRNATQSPVAIVILVKNPGATHEGCLIHYREIGDALKREEKFTALREAGSFSGFSDWEIITPNKEHDWIEHRSETFAQFYPLGSDDARDGKADDAIFKLFSSGCKTGRDPYLCNFSRDTCAKHAKRMTEEYLDAISELEKNPEIEQVLNEVMDRHNTNIKWDEDLEKKLKRRQKTKFADRYIRQILYRPFILTNCYADYIFIQRKYQMDKIFPDASSENRVICVPGKGAKNEGRKKQFSVLITDTMPDINLNEAGAQCFPRYQYLEQTDSSDTTNMFQGIDSPPNRIDNISDTALRTFREYYDNDTITKDTIFDYVYGILHAPSYREQFANDFSKMLPHIPYAPNFRAFAEAGKALADLHLNYETCSRYTNLKVEPRKQALFWEEKPEDFLLGTRAMRFADKNTKDTLIINEHIQLSGIPTEAHGYVVNGRTPLEWFINRYKITPPEKNNGILNDANGWFENPRDLVTAIERIVYVSVESTKIIEGLPSEITERD from the coding sequence ATGACAACAACAACTATGACAGAGACAACACAAAGTTATTTAGAATTGGAAAGCGAAAGTAGTAGACAAACCAATCCTGGCTTCCAAAGCACGCTCGACTACATCCGCGAGAAATCCACATCTGAATACGGCAAAGGCGAACTTTTCGAGCGGTTGATGCTCACATATTTCAGTGAGGATCCCGACTATAAAGAACAATTCTCTGAAGTCTATCTTTATAAACAGTGGGCAGCAACCCGAACGGAATTCGACGGACGCGATATAGGTGTCGATCTCGTTGCACAAAAGCAAGATGGTGGATACTGTGCCATCCAGTGCAAGTGTTATGCAGAAGACACACGGGTTTCAAAGCCAGATATAGACTCATTCATCTCTGCCTCAGCAAGTGAAATCTTTACCTCACGAATTCTTGTAAATACTGGCGGTGAAATTGGAGAGAACGCTCTCAGGACTATAACGCCGTTAGGAGATAAATTCCGAGTCATCCGCTTCAGTGATCTTGAAAACAGCCCGTTTGAATGGCCCGACCTGAGCCTACAGGAACCTGAACAACTCACCTATAAACAAAGACCATTCAGCTTGAAGGATCATCAAAAAGAGGCGTTTGATGATGTTATCAAAGGTTTCAAAGAATACGACCGTGGCAAGCTTATTATGGCGTGCGGCACAGGTAAAACCTTTACAGCACTGAAAATCGCTGAGGAAATAGCCGGAACCGATGGCAGAGTGCTGTATCTCGTGCCATCTATCGGTTTGCTTTCACAGGCGATGCGGGAATGGTCAGACCAACGGGGTATACCACACAGTTATATCGGCATCTGCTCGGATACCAGCGCAGGCAGGACAAGCGAGGATGCCTCTATTCAAGAACTCAAGATTGACGTAACTACAGACCCTTCATTAATCTTACCTACATTGCAGAACCCCGACAGCAGCAAAATGACGGTCGTTTTCTGCACATATCAGTCACTACCACTCATTGAAGAAGTTCAGAACCACGGCGCACCTCCATTTGACATTATTTTCTGCGATGAGGCACACAGAACCACCGGTGTTGATAAGTCTGAAGATAAGACCTCGCCATTTGTTCTTGTCCACGATGCCGCTCGGATTCGCGCCGATAAACGTCTCTATATGACCGCCACTCCTAAACTTTATACGGAAAACGCAAGGAGACAAGCCGCAAACTATAACGTTGAAGTGTTCTCTATGGACGACGAAGAGAAATACGGTCCACAGTTTCACCGACTCCCTTTCTCCAGAGCCGTTGAACTCGGCGAACTGTCCGACTACAAAGTCGCTATTTTTGGTATATCGGAACATGAAGTTAATGCGAAACTTGCAGGCAATACCGGTAAATACGGTAGCGAAATCAACATCAACGATGCAACCCGAATCATCGGCTGCTGGCGCGCACTACAAAACCCTGAAAATAAGGGGAAAGACGACGAAACGCTCAGACCCCTGAAACGCGTTATCGCATTCACAAACAGAATTAACGAGTCAAAGGCACTGGCGCGCTATTGGAACGATATTATTGAGGATGCCCTCGAAAAACTGCCAGAGGATGAACAACCTACCAACTTTTTATGCGAAACCGAGCACGTTGACGGCACCGTCCACGCCCTGAACCGAAAAACACGCCTCGATTGGTTAAAAAACGAGAACTATAACGATGGCGAAGACGATGACGTTTGCCGTATCCTCTCGAATGCCAGATGCCTTTCCGAAGGTATTGATGTCCCTGCCCTCGATGCCGTGATCTTCTATAAACCTCGCAAATCCCACATTGATGTTGTCCAAGCAGTGGGTCGCGTCATGCGGAAGGCACCGGGGAAGCAATTCGGTTATGTCATATTGCCCGTTGCTATCCCCGACGATCAAGACCCTGCTGCAGCTCTAAATGACAATGAACGGTTCTCTAATGTCTGGAGCGTTCTCAACGCACTCCGTTCACACGATGACAGGTTCGATGGTCAAATCAATAGTATTGACCTCAATAGAGAGCTCCCCGATTCTATTGTCATTGGTGGGGGTTCCGATTGGGCACCTGAACAACTTTCACTGTTGCCAGTTGAAATTCCCGTCGAAGCGATACTCTCAAAAATCGTCCAGAAGTGTGGCGATAAACCATACTGGGAAAACTGGGCAAAGGATGTCGCTGATATTTTTGAGCGACTCGTTATCCGCATTCAAAATCTACTGGATAATCCCGAAAACGCTACATTGAGCGAACGGTTTGAAAATTTCCACAGCGAGTTGAAAAAGACGATTAACACGTCTATCACCCGCGACAATGCAATAGATATGATGGCGCAGCACATTTTGACCAGTCCTGTCTTTGACGCGCTTTTTGAAGACTACGACTTTTCATCTGGTAACCCTGTAGCAACAGCACTCGATAACCTACAAAAGGACTTTGCGGAATTCGGACTTGAGAACGAGACGCGGGATTTGCGGGGGTTCTATGACAGTGTCCAGACGCGCGCCAGCGGTGTCAAGAGTAGCCAAGGACGACAAGAGGTGCTATCAGATCTCTACGAGCAGTTCTTCAAAAAAGCACTGAAAAAAGAAGCAGACCGACTCGGCATCGCCTATACACCAATACCGCTTGTGGACTTCGTCTTGCATAGCGTTAATGACATATTACAGGAGGAGTTTGGAAAAACCATCAGTGACAAAGGTGTCCATATGCTTGATCCGTTCACCGGCACCGGTACATTCATTGTGCAGCTCCTACAATCTGGACTTATCCAGCACGAAGATCTTGAGCGGAAGTATCGCAAAGAACTCCACGCAAACGAGATTCTCCTACTCGCTTACTACATCGCATCTGTCAACATTGAAGAAGCGTTCCGAGGACAGCACAAAGAAGACAATGGATATGAACCGTTCCACGGTATTATCTTGACCGACACCTTCAACCTGAATAAATCCGAAAAACCAACGCTTTTCCCGAAGGAGAGAATGGTAGAAAACAACGAGCGCGCCGAGCATCAACAGAAACTTCCGATCCGCGTCATCGTAGGGAACCCACCATGGAAAGCGAAGCGAAAAAACGCTGCTGAAGATTCTCCAAATGTGAAGTACCCAGAACTTAGGCAGCGCGTCAGAGAAACATACGCAGCGAGAGTAAAAACAAGGAATAAGAACACACTCTACGACTCTTATAAGATGGCAATCCGATGGGCCTCTGACAGAATTGGAGAGCACGGAATTATAGGCTTTGTTACAAGTGCTACATGGATTGACGGTATTGTTGATGCCGGAATTCGTGCATGTTTACCAGAGGAATTTAGTTCTGTCTACTTTCTGAACCTCCGAGGAAAAGCAAAAGCATCACTCCGTGAAGGAGAAGGGGTTTTCCGTAATGCTACACAGTCTCCTGTTGCTATTGTGATTCTCGTTAAGAATCCAGGGGCTACACACGAGGGTTGCCTCATCCATTACCGAGAAATTGGTGATGCTCTCAAACGCGAAGAGAAGTTTACAGCACTACGCGAAGCAGGGTCATTTTCGGGATTTAGTGATTGGGAGATAATTACACCTAACAAGGAGCACGATTGGATTGAACATCGTAGTGAGACATTTGCTCAATTCTATCCACTTGGATCAGATGACGCAAGAGATGGCAAGGCTGATGATGCAATCTTTAAACTGTTTAGCAGCGGCTGTAAGACTGGTAGAGATCCATACCTCTGCAACTTTTCTCGCGATACTTGCGCTAAGCACGCAAAACGAATGACAGAGGAGTATCTTGATGCTATTTCTGAGCTGGAGAAAAATCCGGAGATTGAACAGGTACTTAACGAGGTAATGGACAGACACAACACTAATATCAAATGGGATGAAGATCTTGAAAAGAAGTTGAAAAGAAGGCAGAAAACAAAATTTGCGGATAGGTACATCCGACAGATTTTGTATCGTCCATTCATTTTGACAAATTGCTACGCCGACTACATCTTCATACAGAGAAAGTACCAGATGGATAAAATCTTTCCAGATGCTTCAAGTGAAAATCGAGTGATATGTGTTCCAGGCAAGGGAGCGAAAAACGAGGGGCGAAAAAAACAATTTTCTGTGCTTATAACCGACACAATGCCGGATATTAACCTTAATGAAGCAGGAGCACAATGCTTTCCACGGTATCAATATCTGGAACAGACCGATTCATCAGATACAACAAATATGTTTCAAGGTATTGATAGTCCACCAAATCGTATTGACAACATTTCAGATACAGCACTGCGCACCTTCCGTGAATACTATGACAACGACACAATTACCAAGGATACTATCTTTGACTACGTTTATGGTATTCTGCACGCACCGAGTTATCGGGAGCAATTCGCAAACGACTTTTCAAAAATGTTACCACATATTCCATATGCCCCAAACTTTCGAGCTTTCGCGGAGGCGGGAAAAGCACTTGCAGACCTCCACCTCAATTATGAGACGTGCAGTCGATATACCAACCTTAAGGTTGAACCTCGCAAACAAGCCCTGTTTTGGGAAGAAAAACCCGAGGATTTCCTACTGGGCACGCGGGCGATGCGGTTCGCTGATAAAAACACAAAAGATACACTCATTATCAACGAGCACATCCAATTATCTGGTATACCCACAGAAGCACATGGTTATGTTGTTAATGGTAGAACACCACTGGAATGGTTTATCAACCGCTACAAAATCACCCCACCTGAAAAGAATAACGGCATTCTCAACGATGCAAATGGTTGGTTTGAGAATCCCCGCGATCTCGTCACGGCGATAGAGCGCATCGTCTACGTCAGCGTCGAATCCACCAAAATCATTGAGGGACTGCCTTCTGAGATAACTGAAAGGGATTGA
- a CDS encoding phosphotransferase produces MIVYNEKILQYLATDWQYAKAAITLYALRNVSFRISGAGFDTANMLFFVYAADARFTLRLYRAGTPVHKIRSEIYWLKALWNNGHIKTLSPVPGRDGEMVQCISPTDQPSRYATLYDWIPGETLNTLPASERTPELIRRLGIIVGRMHRVSEILELPQWFTRPRYDANWFISKIEEALKSDEIDASPEDRTKLLSLSSRFSRFVAEQREGRDVFGLIHSDLAPHNIIISDGQPCPIDVREFGFGYYLSDILTISRHLSEDENAVFFEGYQEIRSLSTDYPQQLALFEELRML; encoded by the coding sequence TTGATCGTTTATAACGAAAAGATTTTACAATACCTTGCCACGGATTGGCAGTATGCAAAAGCCGCTATTACATTATATGCGTTGAGGAACGTTTCGTTCCGAATTAGTGGTGCTGGATTTGATACCGCGAATATGTTGTTTTTCGTATACGCTGCGGACGCACGATTCACACTGAGACTCTATCGAGCTGGAACGCCTGTCCATAAAATTCGATCCGAAATCTATTGGTTAAAGGCTTTATGGAACAACGGACACATCAAGACCCTTTCACCTGTGCCTGGACGTGATGGTGAAATGGTTCAATGTATCTCCCCAACCGACCAACCCTCACGCTATGCGACTCTATACGATTGGATTCCTGGCGAGACGCTTAATACACTCCCGGCATCAGAAAGAACACCAGAATTGATTCGGCGGCTCGGTATCATAGTGGGACGCATGCACCGTGTATCCGAAATCTTGGAACTCCCCCAATGGTTTACCCGTCCCCGATACGATGCAAACTGGTTTATCTCGAAAATTGAAGAGGCACTTAAAAGTGATGAGATAGACGCTTCGCCAGAGGATCGCACGAAACTGCTCTCGCTTTCTTCGCGCTTCTCACGATTTGTCGCAGAACAGAGGGAAGGACGGGATGTTTTTGGGTTGATTCACTCGGATCTGGCACCCCATAATATCATTATCTCCGACGGACAACCTTGCCCAATTGACGTGCGTGAATTTGGGTTCGGTTATTATCTCTCCGATATTTTAACGATTTCACGTCATCTCAGTGAGGATGAAAACGCAGTTTTCTTTGAGGGGTATCAAGAGATCCGATCACTCTCGACGGATTACCCGCAACAGTTGGCTCTATTTGAAGAGTTGCGTATGCTGTAA